One Thermoproteales archaeon genomic region harbors:
- a CDS encoding NAD(P)-binding domain-containing protein: MVTISYKKIIIFLSTDKHPSPFDIQMMYDAGADHVIYYGEVMPENCKQIILDAMFPRGPEGVKYTAMFIGGNKPEPCVEIAEIAKKTMFPPFEIATVVDPQGGYTTAAALVAMVEHCLKNVCGINPVEVKYVIVGGTGRVGRSAAFLLAKDGAKVRIVSRSHERAMKRSKEINEKLGVERVEGFGPAKAPEEILEACKDAEVVITTGPPGVQLVPKSVLEKLEKCRVVADVNAVPPTGIEGLKPSKKCKPILGNILGIGALAIGNLKNQVEMELIKSALEAPKGFFELEKAYECARKILGI, from the coding sequence GTGGTCACCATAAGCTACAAAAAAATTATTATATTTCTTAGTACGGACAAACATCCAAGCCCCTTCGATATTCAAATGATGTATGATGCAGGTGCAGATCACGTAATATACTATGGAGAAGTTATGCCGGAAAATTGTAAACAAATAATTCTTGATGCCATGTTCCCCAGAGGACCCGAAGGCGTAAAATATACTGCCATGTTTATTGGAGGAAACAAGCCCGAGCCATGCGTTGAAATAGCTGAGATAGCTAAAAAAACTATGTTTCCACCATTTGAAATCGCAACAGTTGTCGATCCTCAGGGAGGATACACAACCGCAGCCGCTTTAGTCGCAATGGTAGAGCATTGCTTAAAAAATGTTTGCGGCATTAACCCGGTAGAAGTAAAATATGTAATTGTTGGTGGTACTGGTAGAGTTGGAAGAAGCGCGGCCTTTCTCTTAGCAAAAGATGGGGCAAAAGTTAGGATAGTTTCACGTTCCCATGAAAGAGCGATGAAAAGGAGCAAGGAAATAAATGAAAAATTGGGAGTAGAAAGAGTAGAAGGATTTGGTCCTGCAAAGGCGCCCGAAGAAATACTGGAAGCTTGCAAAGATGCCGAAGTCGTTATAACTACAGGTCCACCTGGTGTTCAACTAGTACCAAAGTCGGTACTTGAAAAACTAGAAAAATGTAGAGTTGTAGCCGATGTTAACGCTGTTCCACCAACTGGAATAGAAGGACTTAAACCCTCTAAAAAGTGTAAGCCTATACTAGGCAACATACTTGGCATAGGTGCTTTAGCAATAGGAAACTTGAAGAATCAAGTAGAAATGGAATTGATAAAAAGTGCTTTAGAAGCTCCTAAGGGATTCTTTGAACTAGAAAAGGCTTACGAATGCGCTCGGAAAATACTAGGAATATAA